From a single Labrenzia sp. PHM005 genomic region:
- a CDS encoding ASCH domain-containing protein, whose protein sequence is MTALLDRLKNKYPGAETFKFGDGPELSAQLIALVRAGKKKATCGALRDFTDGGEALPLEGRKDIVLNWDGSPALVIETVEVTTTRYCDVDEGFALAEGENLDLEGWRTDHQAYFERNGGFDPEMMLVCERFKLIEDLEK, encoded by the coding sequence ATGACGGCTTTGCTGGACAGATTAAAAAACAAATATCCCGGCGCAGAAACCTTCAAGTTCGGTGATGGACCGGAGCTGAGTGCCCAGCTGATTGCATTGGTCCGAGCGGGGAAAAAGAAAGCGACTTGCGGCGCGCTCCGTGACTTCACCGACGGCGGTGAAGCTCTGCCTCTAGAGGGACGGAAGGACATTGTCCTTAATTGGGACGGCTCACCCGCACTCGTCATCGAGACGGTTGAAGTGACAACCACTCGTTATTGCGACGTCGACGAAGGTTTTGCCCTGGCAGAAGGCGAAAACTTAGACCTCGAGGGCTGGCGGACTGATCACCAGGCATATTTTGAACGCAATGGCGGGTTTGACCCCGAGATGATGCTGGTTTGTGAACGCTTCAAATTGATTGAGGATCTTGAGAAATGA
- the ppk2 gene encoding polyphosphate kinase 2 — MMKDAKTWVENEWADSMDEELEMEIDDFLIAKDLQFIADKKHKSPLDRRTYFHELLMLQAELVKLQDWVQDSGEKIVVIFEGRDAAGKGGVIKRITQRLNPRVCRVVALPAPSDREKSQWYFQRYVPHLPAAGEIVLFDRSWYNRSGVERVMGFASDDEVEEFFNDVPEFERMLVRSGIRLIKYWFSITDEEQQLRFLMRVHDPLKQWKLSPMDLESRVRWEDYTKAKEETFERTNIPEAPWFIVEGNDKKQARLNCINHLLSVMPYDEVPHDPITLPERRFKPDYERKVLPEHLYVPEKY, encoded by the coding sequence ATGATGAAGGACGCTAAGACTTGGGTGGAGAATGAGTGGGCTGACAGCATGGATGAAGAGCTGGAGATGGAAATCGATGATTTCCTGATCGCTAAGGATCTTCAATTCATTGCTGACAAAAAACACAAATCCCCGCTCGACCGGCGAACTTACTTTCATGAATTGCTGATGCTCCAGGCAGAGCTGGTCAAGTTGCAAGACTGGGTGCAGGACAGTGGTGAAAAGATTGTCGTCATCTTTGAAGGTCGGGATGCGGCCGGCAAGGGCGGCGTGATCAAACGTATTACTCAGCGGCTAAACCCGCGTGTTTGCCGTGTGGTTGCTCTGCCGGCACCGTCCGACCGGGAAAAGAGCCAGTGGTATTTCCAGCGTTATGTGCCGCATCTGCCGGCAGCTGGCGAAATCGTGCTCTTTGACCGCTCCTGGTACAACCGTTCTGGCGTCGAGCGGGTGATGGGTTTTGCTTCTGACGATGAGGTCGAAGAATTTTTCAACGATGTGCCCGAATTTGAACGCATGCTGGTGCGCTCCGGCATCCGGTTGATCAAATATTGGTTCTCCATCACCGACGAAGAACAACAGTTGCGCTTTTTAATGAGGGTTCATGACCCGCTCAAACAATGGAAGCTGTCGCCGATGGATCTGGAATCCCGGGTCCGTTGGGAAGATTATACAAAGGCCAAGGAAGAGACCTTTGAGCGGACCAACATTCCCGAAGCGCCCTGGTTTATCGTTGAAGGCAATGACAAGAAGCAGGCGCGGCTCAACTGCATCAACCATCTTCTCTCCGTCATGCCGTATGACGAGGTCCCGCACGATCCAATCACATTGCCCGAGCGGCGATTTAAGCCGGACTACGAGCGCAAAGTTTTGCCAGAGCATCTTTACGTGCCCGAAAAATACTGA
- a CDS encoding O-acetyl-ADP-ribose deacetylase: MTRIAIRTGDITRFEADAIVNAANSSLLGGGGVDGAIHRAAGPDLLEECRGLGGCETGQSKITGSYRLPCRFIVHTVGPIWRGGFAGEADLLASCYETALMLGAGHGCQTFAFPAISTGIYGYPADSAAKIAVTTIRRTTAQLQTIELVTLVAFDAASERHLTAALGEDT, translated from the coding sequence ATGACCAGGATCGCAATCCGCACCGGCGACATCACCCGTTTTGAAGCGGACGCCATCGTCAACGCAGCAAATTCATCTCTGCTCGGCGGCGGCGGGGTCGATGGCGCGATCCACCGGGCAGCCGGACCGGACCTTTTGGAAGAATGCCGCGGCCTCGGCGGCTGCGAGACAGGCCAATCCAAAATCACCGGGAGCTACCGGCTCCCTTGCAGGTTCATTGTGCACACGGTCGGCCCCATCTGGCGCGGCGGCTTTGCGGGTGAAGCAGACCTTTTGGCAAGCTGCTATGAAACCGCCCTCATGCTCGGTGCCGGCCACGGCTGCCAAACCTTTGCCTTTCCGGCCATTTCAACCGGCATCTACGGATATCCCGCCGACAGCGCGGCCAAAATCGCTGTGACCACCATCCGCCGCACCACGGCACAACTCCAGACAATTGAATTGGTCACATTGGTCGCTTTCGATGCGGCCAGTGAACGCCATCTTACAGCCGCCCTCGGGGAGGACACCTGA
- a CDS encoding TetR/AcrR family transcriptional regulator, with the protein MMGLSARAQPRQKGLETAEKVRKTALRLFAASGYAAVSMRDIAAQVGVQPGALYNHFPTKQDILKDLMLTHMADLMAEWENAGFPDGMDPIERFVRFHIRYHLERADEVFIAYMELRSLDPENFEVIETERRRYEEILTGILTEGAANGRYQVDDAKVATRAIIAMLTGIPAWYRSGGGLSKDDIETLYLKMVQKTIAPETGEISPNGDRMT; encoded by the coding sequence ATGATGGGATTGAGTGCGCGCGCACAGCCGCGGCAAAAGGGGCTGGAAACAGCCGAAAAGGTCCGGAAGACAGCACTTCGGCTGTTCGCCGCCTCCGGCTATGCGGCCGTTTCCATGCGTGACATTGCCGCCCAAGTCGGTGTTCAGCCCGGCGCGCTCTACAATCACTTCCCGACCAAGCAAGACATCCTGAAAGATCTGATGCTGACCCATATGGCCGACCTCATGGCCGAGTGGGAAAACGCCGGCTTTCCGGACGGGATGGATCCGATCGAGCGTTTCGTGCGCTTCCACATTCGCTACCACTTGGAGCGGGCCGACGAGGTTTTCATCGCATACATGGAATTGCGCAGCCTCGACCCGGAAAACTTCGAGGTGATCGAGACCGAGCGGCGGCGCTATGAAGAGATCCTCACCGGCATTTTGACCGAGGGTGCCGCAAACGGCCGCTATCAGGTGGACGACGCCAAGGTCGCAACCCGGGCCATCATTGCCATGCTGACCGGCATACCGGCTTGGTATCGTTCTGGCGGCGGCCTGTCGAAAGACGACATCGAAACGCTTTACTTGAAGATGGTGCAAAAGACCATTGCCCCGGAAACCGGGGAGATTTCACCCAACGGAGACCGGATGACATGA
- a CDS encoding acetyl/propionyl/methylcrotonyl-CoA carboxylase subunit alpha — protein sequence MFKKILIANRGEIACRVMETARKLGVKTVAVYSDADANAKHVAMADEAYRIGPAPVSESYLQVAKIIEVCKHSGAEAVHPGYGFLSENPDFVDALDAAGIAFIGPSADAIRAMGLKDAAKALMEKAGVPVVPGYHRETQDPGFLQIQAGKIGYPVLIKARAGGGGKGMRKVERAEDFISALKSAQREGEASFGDGQVLIEKYVAKPRHIEIQVFGDNHGNAVHLFERDCSLQRRHQKVIEEAPAPDMPEDMRKAMGDAAVKAAKAINYSGAGTIEFIVDVSEGLRADRFYFMEMNTRLQVEHPVTELITGEDLVEWQLRVASGEPLPKTQDELSFDGWAFEARLYAEDAPKGFLPAIGTLEHLVLPETQARVDSGVRAGDEISPFYDPMIAKVIVHGPSRDAALGKLLASLEATEVAGCVTNADFLAALCRHDGFSKGDVDTGLIDRDLDALIAKPAMPEDAIALAALTALGLTRPVDGSDPFEALAGWRIWSASRQFALLEIGGERQDVEVHAQGNNRFTVHLESGPKDFSLVQVDGNTLTYDSNGHRASGAVVEDGKGLTVFMNGHTFTVGLPDTLSSDEEAAGAGDQLIAPMPGLVKVLTATAGDAVTKDQPLIILEAMKMEHTLKAPRDGVIGEVFVSEGEQVTDGTILLVLAEETDAAA from the coding sequence ATGTTCAAGAAAATCCTCATTGCCAACCGTGGCGAGATCGCCTGCCGCGTGATGGAAACCGCCAGAAAGCTTGGCGTCAAAACCGTTGCTGTCTATTCGGATGCGGACGCCAACGCCAAACACGTGGCGATGGCCGACGAGGCCTACCGCATTGGCCCGGCGCCTGTTTCCGAGAGTTATCTGCAAGTTGCCAAGATCATTGAGGTCTGCAAACATAGCGGCGCGGAAGCCGTCCACCCGGGTTATGGGTTTCTGTCTGAAAACCCGGATTTTGTCGATGCGTTGGACGCTGCCGGTATTGCCTTCATCGGACCGAGCGCAGATGCCATCCGGGCGATGGGCCTGAAGGACGCCGCGAAAGCCTTGATGGAGAAGGCGGGTGTTCCGGTCGTTCCCGGCTATCACCGCGAGACTCAGGATCCTGGGTTTCTACAGATCCAGGCTGGCAAGATCGGCTACCCGGTCTTGATCAAAGCCCGCGCCGGCGGCGGCGGCAAAGGCATGCGTAAGGTGGAACGGGCGGAAGATTTCATCTCAGCGCTCAAATCCGCCCAGCGTGAAGGCGAAGCGAGTTTTGGTGACGGTCAGGTTCTCATCGAGAAATACGTCGCCAAGCCACGCCATATCGAGATCCAGGTTTTTGGCGACAACCATGGTAATGCCGTCCATCTGTTCGAACGCGACTGCTCGCTGCAGCGCCGCCACCAGAAGGTGATCGAAGAAGCGCCAGCCCCCGACATGCCCGAAGACATGCGAAAAGCCATGGGCGATGCTGCGGTAAAGGCCGCCAAGGCGATCAACTATTCCGGGGCCGGCACCATCGAGTTCATCGTTGACGTTTCCGAAGGGCTGCGCGCCGACCGGTTCTATTTCATGGAAATGAACACCCGACTGCAGGTGGAACACCCGGTCACGGAACTCATCACCGGCGAAGATCTGGTCGAATGGCAGCTCCGTGTTGCTTCTGGCGAACCGCTACCCAAAACCCAGGACGAACTCTCCTTTGATGGCTGGGCGTTTGAAGCCCGGCTTTATGCTGAAGACGCTCCAAAAGGCTTCCTCCCAGCGATTGGCACATTGGAGCACCTGGTTCTCCCGGAAACCCAGGCCCGCGTCGACAGCGGCGTCCGGGCTGGAGATGAGATTTCGCCTTTCTATGATCCGATGATCGCCAAGGTCATTGTCCATGGGCCCTCTCGCGACGCCGCGCTCGGCAAGCTGCTGGCAAGCTTGGAGGCAACGGAAGTTGCCGGCTGTGTCACCAATGCGGACTTCCTGGCAGCGCTTTGCCGTCATGACGGGTTTTCCAAGGGGGACGTCGACACCGGGCTCATTGACCGGGATTTGGACGCGCTGATCGCGAAACCGGCGATGCCCGAAGACGCAATTGCGCTTGCAGCTCTTACCGCCCTCGGCCTGACCCGCCCGGTAGACGGATCTGACCCCTTCGAAGCTTTGGCCGGTTGGCGGATCTGGAGCGCCTCGCGCCAGTTTGCCCTTCTGGAGATTGGCGGGGAACGCCAGGATGTTGAAGTTCATGCCCAAGGCAACAACCGCTTTACGGTTCATCTGGAAAGCGGCCCCAAGGACTTCAGCCTGGTCCAGGTGGATGGCAACACGCTCACCTACGACAGCAACGGCCACCGGGCATCCGGTGCGGTAGTCGAAGATGGCAAGGGACTGACGGTGTTTATGAATGGCCACACGTTCACCGTCGGCCTGCCGGATACGTTGAGCTCCGATGAAGAAGCTGCGGGTGCAGGCGATCAACTGATCGCGCCAATGCCGGGTCTTGTGAAAGTACTCACCGCTACGGCCGGGGATGCGGTCACAAAAGATCAGCCGCTGATCATCCTGGAAGCCATGAAAATGGAACACACCTTGAAGGCGCCACGCGACGGCGTCATTGGCGAAGTGTTTGTCAGCGAAGGCGAACAAGTCACCGACGGCACTATCCTCCTCGTGCTGGCGGAGGAAACCGATGCTGCTGCCTGA
- a CDS encoding Gfo/Idh/MocA family protein, whose amino-acid sequence MSATKKIRWGVLSTAKIGREKVLPGIQGSETGIVAAIASRGLERAQEVAGQLGIEKAYGSYEDLLADPDIDAIYNPLPNHMHVPLTLQAAAAGKHVLCEKPIALNAEEARQLLSRSDDRLIAEAFMVRAHPQWIRAREIVRSEQLGELKAIQAFFSYFNDDPGNIRNNAEIGGGALLDIGCYTMLAGRYFFDAEPQRVVSLIDRDPEFGTDRITSAMLDFGQGRQLNFTVSTQLTAYQRLQLVGTKKRLELVIPFNAPLGGEVSLRLDDGSLLGGQSAETETFAPCNQYSEMADVFGRAILGEEGLPYGVEDAIQNMAILDALFKSAESGGWVSVG is encoded by the coding sequence ATGAGCGCAACTAAGAAAATCCGGTGGGGCGTCCTGTCGACTGCAAAAATCGGCCGGGAAAAGGTTCTGCCTGGCATTCAAGGCTCCGAGACCGGCATTGTCGCTGCCATTGCCTCACGCGGGCTGGAACGGGCACAGGAGGTCGCTGGACAGCTCGGGATTGAAAAGGCCTATGGGTCCTACGAAGACCTGTTGGCCGATCCGGACATCGATGCCATTTATAATCCCCTGCCAAATCACATGCATGTACCGCTGACGCTGCAGGCCGCTGCAGCCGGGAAACATGTTTTGTGCGAAAAACCGATTGCTCTCAACGCGGAGGAGGCAAGGCAGTTGCTTTCCCGGTCTGATGACCGGTTGATTGCCGAAGCTTTCATGGTCCGGGCGCATCCGCAGTGGATCCGCGCGCGTGAGATTGTTCGATCTGAGCAGCTGGGGGAATTAAAAGCGATCCAGGCGTTCTTCAGCTATTTCAACGATGACCCGGGAAATATCCGCAACAACGCTGAGATCGGCGGTGGTGCACTGCTAGATATCGGCTGTTACACCATGCTGGCCGGCCGGTATTTCTTTGATGCCGAGCCGCAACGGGTTGTCTCCCTGATTGACCGGGATCCGGAATTTGGAACCGACCGCATAACCAGCGCGATGCTGGATTTCGGTCAGGGGCGCCAGCTCAACTTCACGGTCTCGACCCAGTTGACGGCTTATCAGCGCCTCCAATTGGTCGGTACGAAAAAGCGGTTGGAACTCGTCATTCCGTTTAATGCGCCGCTTGGCGGGGAGGTGTCGCTGCGTCTGGACGATGGGTCCTTGCTTGGGGGTCAATCGGCAGAAACCGAAACTTTCGCACCTTGCAATCAATACAGCGAGATGGCCGATGTTTTCGGGCGGGCCATTCTGGGTGAAGAAGGCCTGCCCTATGGGGTTGAGGATGCCATTCAGAACATGGCGATTCTGGATGCTCTGTTCAAATCCGCCGAATCTGGTGGCTGGGTTAGCGTTGGCTGA
- a CDS encoding carboxyl transferase domain-containing protein has protein sequence MSILKSSLSPKSADFTANKAAHEDAMAQIKDAAQTALDGGGETARQRHVSRGKILPRERVSRLLDPGSPFLEVGMLAAHEMYDGAAPSAGMIAGIGRVEGQEVMILANDATVKGGTYYPLSVKKHLRAQEIAEQNNLPCVYLVDSGGANLPNQDEVFPDRDHFGRIFFNQANMSSKGIAQIAVVMGSCTAGGAYVPAMSDETIIVKNQGTIFLAGPPLVKAATGEEVSAEDLGGGDVHTRLSGVADHLARDDAHALALARRSIASLNRTKASQLALQTPEDPLYDPDEILGVVPADLKTPYDIREVIARVVDGSRFDEFKARYGTTLVCGFAHIHGMPVGIIANNGVLFSESAVKGAHFVELCSQRKVPLVFLQNITGFMVGQKYESGGIAKDGAKLVTAVATTKVPKITMLVGGSFGAGNYGMCGRAYSPRFLWTWPNSRISVMGGEQAAGVLATVRRDGIERKGGSWSSEEEASFKQPIINQFEEQGHPLYATARLWDDGIIDPRKTRDILGLSLSASLNAPIEDTKFGLFRM, from the coding sequence ATGAGCATCCTCAAATCGAGCTTATCGCCCAAAAGCGCAGACTTCACGGCCAACAAGGCAGCCCATGAAGATGCCATGGCGCAAATCAAGGACGCTGCACAGACCGCCCTGGACGGCGGCGGCGAAACAGCTCGCCAGCGTCACGTCTCCCGCGGCAAAATCCTGCCGCGTGAACGGGTTTCGCGCTTGCTTGATCCGGGTTCTCCGTTCCTGGAAGTCGGTATGCTGGCTGCCCATGAGATGTACGACGGCGCGGCCCCATCTGCCGGTATGATCGCAGGCATTGGCCGGGTTGAAGGGCAGGAAGTCATGATCCTGGCCAATGACGCGACCGTCAAAGGCGGCACCTATTATCCGTTGTCCGTCAAAAAACACCTCCGTGCCCAGGAAATCGCCGAGCAGAACAATCTGCCGTGCGTCTATCTGGTCGACAGCGGCGGCGCCAACCTGCCGAACCAGGACGAGGTCTTCCCGGATCGCGACCACTTCGGCCGGATCTTCTTCAATCAGGCCAACATGTCCTCCAAGGGCATTGCCCAGATCGCGGTTGTCATGGGGTCGTGCACCGCGGGCGGTGCCTATGTCCCAGCGATGTCGGACGAGACGATCATCGTCAAGAACCAGGGCACGATCTTCCTCGCAGGACCTCCTTTGGTGAAGGCTGCAACGGGTGAAGAAGTTTCTGCAGAAGACCTTGGCGGCGGAGATGTTCATACGCGCCTCTCTGGTGTGGCCGACCATCTGGCGCGCGATGATGCGCATGCGCTGGCCCTTGCCCGGCGTTCCATTGCGAGCCTCAACCGCACCAAAGCCTCTCAACTTGCCTTGCAGACCCCGGAAGATCCGCTTTACGACCCGGATGAAATCCTCGGCGTGGTTCCGGCAGATCTGAAGACGCCCTATGACATCCGTGAAGTGATCGCCCGCGTCGTTGACGGCTCCCGCTTCGACGAGTTTAAAGCGCGTTACGGTACGACGCTCGTCTGTGGTTTTGCTCACATCCACGGGATGCCGGTCGGCATCATCGCCAACAACGGTGTGCTGTTCTCCGAAAGCGCGGTCAAAGGCGCACACTTCGTCGAGCTCTGCTCGCAGCGCAAGGTGCCTTTGGTCTTCCTGCAGAACATCACCGGCTTCATGGTCGGCCAGAAGTATGAAAGCGGCGGCATCGCCAAGGACGGCGCCAAGCTGGTGACTGCCGTTGCCACCACGAAGGTTCCGAAAATCACGATGCTGGTCGGCGGTTCCTTTGGAGCCGGCAACTACGGCATGTGCGGCCGCGCCTATTCTCCACGTTTCTTGTGGACCTGGCCGAACTCCCGCATTTCCGTCATGGGCGGTGAACAGGCTGCTGGCGTTCTCGCCACCGTCCGGCGCGATGGCATCGAGCGCAAGGGCGGCAGCTGGTCTTCCGAAGAAGAGGCCAGCTTCAAGCAGCCGATCATCAACCAGTTTGAAGAACAGGGACACCCGCTCTACGCAACGGCCCGGCTTTGGGACGATGGCATCATCGATCCGCGCAAAACACGCGACATTCTAGGCCTCTCCTTGTCGGCGTCGCTCAACGCCCCGATCGAAGATACCAAGTTCGGCCTCTTCCGGATGTGA
- a CDS encoding alpha/beta fold hydrolase has translation MSQPQQTSLAKTPDGPVEYLLTGNSAGPSVVLINGAGGPLSAWDPIVERLSDEFQILAYNRAGIGKTAKASKPQTAEYGAVQLKELIGTIGLKHPLHLAGHSFGGLIANMFARKNPGQVASVTFLEAGTVEDLEFSTAQKPGLLQRVLDTLWKPDPLSERATASQTLQEFRAISPFPQIPVSVVTGGKSLPSWLAGKAALEIRAEGQKKLVELGHPGKQIIAQKSGHFPQMTEPDVVASAISELVVQVLSPAARASA, from the coding sequence ATGAGCCAGCCGCAACAGACATCTCTGGCGAAGACACCTGACGGACCAGTCGAATATCTTTTGACTGGCAATTCGGCAGGGCCGTCTGTTGTCCTGATCAATGGCGCAGGCGGCCCACTCAGCGCCTGGGATCCTATCGTCGAACGCTTGTCAGACGAATTTCAAATTCTTGCCTACAACCGAGCCGGGATCGGAAAGACCGCCAAGGCCTCAAAACCGCAAACAGCGGAATACGGAGCGGTTCAGCTAAAAGAGCTCATCGGCACTATTGGCTTAAAACACCCTCTGCATTTGGCTGGCCACTCTTTTGGCGGTTTGATCGCCAACATGTTTGCCCGGAAAAACCCGGGCCAAGTGGCCAGCGTAACTTTTCTGGAAGCAGGAACAGTCGAAGATCTTGAATTCAGCACGGCACAAAAACCGGGACTGTTGCAAAGGGTGCTCGACACCCTTTGGAAACCGGATCCATTGAGTGAACGTGCAACGGCTTCGCAGACCTTGCAGGAATTCAGGGCGATCTCGCCCTTTCCGCAAATTCCGGTCTCCGTCGTGACCGGTGGCAAATCCCTCCCCTCCTGGCTTGCCGGAAAAGCGGCCCTTGAAATCCGGGCGGAAGGTCAGAAAAAGTTGGTGGAACTGGGGCATCCGGGCAAACAGATCATTGCGCAAAAAAGCGGTCATTTTCCCCAGATGACCGAGCCAGATGTCGTTGCGTCCGCAATTTCGGAACTCGTCGTCCAAGTTTTGTCTCCGGCAGCGAGGGCATCGGCATGA